A section of the Anabaena cylindrica PCC 7122 genome encodes:
- the apcB gene encoding allophycocyanin subunit beta, translating into MQDAITSVINSSDVQGKYLDTAALEKLKGYFATGELRVRAATTISANAAAIVKEAVAKSLLYSDITRPGGNMYTTRRYAACIRDLDYYLRYSTYAMLAGDPSILDERVLNGLKETYNSLGVPVGATVQAIQAMKEVTASLVGPDAGKEMGVYFDYISSGLS; encoded by the coding sequence ATGCAAGACGCAATTACCTCTGTAATTAATTCTTCTGACGTTCAAGGTAAATACCTTGACACCGCTGCTCTAGAAAAGCTAAAAGGCTACTTCGCTACTGGTGAACTGCGCGTTCGTGCAGCGACAACCATCAGCGCTAATGCTGCTGCGATCGTAAAAGAAGCTGTAGCTAAGTCCTTGTTGTACTCTGATATCACCCGTCCCGGTGGTAATATGTACACCACCCGTCGTTACGCAGCTTGTATCCGTGACTTGGATTACTACTTGCGTTACTCTACCTACGCTATGTTGGCTGGCGATCCTTCCATCCTTGACGAGCGTGTATTGAATGGTTTGAAAGAAACCTACAATTCCTTGGGTGTACCCGTAGGCGCTACCGTTCAAGCTATCCAAGCAATGAAGGAAGTAACCGCTAGTTTGGTTGGTCCTGACGCTGGTAAAGAAATGGGCGTTTACTTCGACTATATCTCCTCTGGCTTGAGCTAG
- the apcA gene encoding allophycocyanin subunit alpha, with translation MSIVTKAIVNADAEARYLSPGELDRIKSFVAGGASRLRIAQVLTENRERIVKQAGDQLFQKRPDVVSPGGNAYGQEMTATCLRDLDYYLRLVTYGIVSGDVTPIEEIGIVGVREMYKSLGTPIDAVAGGVAAMKNVAATLLSAEDSSEAGSYFDYVVGAMQ, from the coding sequence ATGAGTATCGTCACGAAAGCTATCGTGAATGCTGATGCAGAAGCTCGCTACCTCAGCCCCGGTGAATTAGATCGCATCAAGAGCTTTGTTGCTGGTGGTGCAAGCCGTCTTCGCATCGCTCAAGTATTGACCGAAAACCGCGAACGCATTGTTAAGCAAGCTGGCGACCAACTGTTCCAAAAACGTCCTGATGTTGTTTCCCCCGGTGGTAACGCTTACGGTCAAGAAATGACAGCTACTTGCCTGCGTGACCTTGACTACTACTTGCGTCTTGTTACCTACGGAATCGTTTCTGGTGATGTTACCCCCATCGAAGAAATCGGTATCGTTGGTGTACGTGAAATGTACAAATCTTTGGGTACTCCCATTGATGCTGTTGCTGGTGGCGTTGCCGCTATGAAGAACGTTGCTGCTACTTTGTTGTCTGCTGAAGACTCTAGTGAAGCTGGTTCTTACTTCGACTACGTTGTTGGTGCAATGCAGTAG
- a CDS encoding phycobilisome rod-core linker polypeptide, translated as MSVKASGGSSVARPQLYQTLPVATISQAEQQDRFLGKGELSELGSYFASGAKRLEIAQILTENSEIIVSRAANRIFVGGSPMAFLEKPQEREMAMAGGGSNVQEGMMLGTVTYVESRGGFLENLRSIFNTSAGGPVPAGFRPINVARYGPSNMGKSLRDLSWFLRYATYAIVAGDPNIISVNTRGLREIIENACSGEATIVALQEIKAASLSYFRKDPVATEIVTQYMDVLLTEFQAPTPSTKVRQRPSSDQQGLQLPQIYFNAAERRPKYAMKPGLSSSEKTEVIKAAYRQIFERDITRAYSLSISDLESKVKNGDISMKEFVRRLAKSPLYQKQFYQPFINSRVIELAFRHILGRGPSSREEVQKYFSIVSKGGLPALVNALVDSDEYSDYFGEETVPYIRGLGQEAQECRNWGPQQDLFNYSAPFRKVPQFITTFAAYEQPLPDQHPYGSGNDPLEIQFGAIFPKETRNPSSSPAPFGKDTRRILIHQGPGINNQLSNPKARGVAPSSLGAKVFKLDQLPGTIGKKAAKGASVKFSESSTQAVIKATYLQVFGRDVYEGQRLKLAEIKLENGDITVREFVRMLAKSDLFRKMYWTSLYVCKAVEYIHRRLLGRPTYGRQENNKYFDICAKKGFYALVDAIIDTVEYSEAFGEDTVPYERYLTPAGVSLRQLRVGTIREDLANVEKEVTPRFVELGEVTEMRTEPDIEFRMNQGVSKQREQTKVFKLTAVKNDKVAAETVISGAYRQIFERDIAPYISKNEFTVLESKLVNGEITVKEFIQGLGYSNLYLKEFYTPYPNTKVIELGTKHFLGRAPVNQAEIRKYNQILATQGIRAFISEMVDSAEYRQVFGEDTVPYRRFPTLPAANFPNTEKLYNQLTKQNDDLVVPSFETVKPRIKTENTPMLANAIADLAAQAKQMDKSKPLFIELGRSFNDGRGQSVEVGVGTSRRKPARIYRATTGTNSPETNQVINAIYCQVMDVFSGQVPDYFRRSELDSKLRNGEITVREFVLELASSEIYRKRFYTPYPNTKVIEFLFRHLLGRAPATQGEIRQYNKLLADSGLRAAVEAMVNSPEYARYFGEDVVPYNRYPSLPAGNYLGSVQAETDLVKQSWSSLSPAVLTGRPSNR; from the coding sequence ATGAGTGTTAAGGCAAGTGGTGGAAGCTCCGTTGCGCGTCCGCAACTATATCAAACCTTACCAGTAGCTACCATTTCCCAAGCGGAACAACAAGACCGCTTTTTGGGAAAAGGGGAACTTAGTGAACTGGGAAGTTATTTTGCATCTGGTGCAAAGCGTTTAGAAATTGCCCAGATTCTCACAGAGAATTCTGAGATTATTGTATCTCGTGCTGCTAACCGGATTTTTGTCGGCGGTTCGCCAATGGCTTTTTTAGAAAAGCCCCAAGAGCGAGAAATGGCAATGGCTGGTGGTGGTAGTAATGTCCAAGAGGGCATGATGCTAGGAACTGTCACCTACGTTGAAAGTCGTGGCGGGTTTCTAGAAAACTTGCGCTCAATTTTTAACACATCTGCTGGGGGACCTGTACCAGCCGGCTTTAGACCAATTAACGTTGCTCGTTACGGCCCTAGCAACATGGGCAAGAGCTTACGGGATTTATCCTGGTTCTTGCGTTATGCTACCTATGCGATTGTCGCTGGCGACCCCAATATCATCTCTGTGAATACCAGAGGGTTACGGGAAATTATTGAAAATGCCTGTTCTGGTGAAGCAACCATCGTCGCTTTGCAGGAGATTAAAGCAGCTTCCCTGTCTTACTTCCGCAAAGATCCTGTGGCGACGGAGATTGTGACTCAGTACATGGATGTGTTGCTGACAGAATTCCAAGCACCCACACCTTCCACAAAAGTCCGTCAACGTCCTTCAAGCGACCAACAAGGTTTACAACTGCCGCAAATTTATTTTAATGCAGCAGAACGTCGTCCTAAATACGCGATGAAGCCTGGTTTGTCTTCTAGTGAAAAGACAGAAGTGATCAAAGCAGCATACCGTCAAATTTTTGAGCGCGATATTACCCGTGCTTATAGCTTGTCGATATCTGATTTGGAATCTAAGGTCAAAAATGGCGATATCTCTATGAAGGAGTTTGTTCGTCGTTTAGCCAAATCTCCCCTTTACCAAAAACAGTTTTATCAGCCTTTTATTAACAGCCGGGTAATTGAATTAGCTTTCCGTCACATTTTAGGACGGGGGCCAAGCAGCCGGGAAGAAGTGCAAAAATACTTTTCCATTGTTTCCAAAGGTGGTTTACCAGCTTTAGTAAATGCCTTGGTAGACTCTGATGAATACAGCGATTACTTTGGTGAAGAAACAGTCCCCTACATTCGGGGTCTGGGTCAAGAAGCCCAAGAGTGTCGTAACTGGGGACCACAGCAAGACCTATTTAACTACAGTGCGCCTTTCCGTAAAGTTCCTCAATTCATCACTACCTTTGCTGCTTACGAACAGCCGTTACCTGACCAACATCCTTACGGTTCTGGTAATGACCCCTTGGAAATTCAGTTTGGGGCGATTTTCCCGAAAGAAACTCGCAACCCCAGCAGCAGTCCTGCGCCTTTTGGTAAGGATACCCGCCGGATTTTGATTCACCAAGGGCCTGGTATTAATAACCAACTTAGCAATCCTAAAGCACGGGGTGTAGCTCCTAGTAGTTTGGGTGCTAAGGTGTTCAAATTAGACCAACTTCCTGGAACTATTGGCAAAAAAGCTGCTAAGGGTGCAAGTGTTAAGTTCTCAGAAAGTTCTACCCAAGCGGTAATTAAAGCTACTTATCTACAAGTTTTTGGTCGTGATGTTTACGAAGGTCAACGCCTCAAACTTGCAGAAATTAAGCTGGAAAATGGTGACATTACTGTCCGCGAGTTTGTGCGGATGTTGGCTAAGTCGGATTTATTCCGCAAGATGTACTGGACTTCGCTTTATGTTTGTAAAGCGGTTGAGTATATTCACCGTCGCTTGCTTGGTCGTCCTACCTACGGTCGTCAAGAAAACAACAAGTATTTTGACATCTGCGCCAAGAAAGGTTTCTATGCCTTGGTAGATGCCATTATTGATACCGTTGAATATAGTGAAGCTTTCGGTGAAGATACAGTTCCTTACGAACGCTATCTAACTCCTGCGGGTGTGTCTTTGCGTCAATTGCGCGTGGGTACAATTCGTGAGGATTTGGCGAATGTTGAGAAGGAAGTAACTCCTCGTTTTGTGGAATTGGGTGAAGTCACAGAAATGCGGACTGAGCCAGATATTGAGTTCCGCATGAACCAAGGTGTTAGCAAGCAACGTGAGCAAACGAAGGTCTTCAAGCTAACAGCGGTTAAGAATGACAAGGTTGCTGCTGAAACCGTGATTAGCGGTGCTTACCGTCAGATTTTTGAACGCGATATTGCGCCTTATATTTCTAAGAACGAATTTACGGTTTTAGAAAGTAAGTTGGTAAACGGTGAAATTACTGTTAAGGAATTTATTCAAGGTTTGGGTTATTCTAACCTGTACTTGAAGGAGTTCTACACACCTTACCCCAACACGAAAGTAATTGAGTTGGGTACTAAGCATTTCTTGGGTCGCGCCCCTGTTAATCAGGCGGAAATCCGTAAATATAACCAGATTTTAGCTACTCAAGGTATTCGTGCCTTTATTAGCGAGATGGTGGATAGTGCTGAGTATCGGCAGGTGTTTGGTGAGGATACTGTTCCTTATCGTCGTTTCCCAACCTTACCAGCGGCTAACTTCCCCAATACGGAGAAGCTTTACAACCAGCTAACCAAGCAAAATGATGATTTGGTTGTACCTAGCTTTGAAACTGTGAAGCCTCGGATTAAGACTGAGAATACGCCAATGTTAGCGAATGCGATCGCAGATTTGGCGGCTCAAGCTAAACAAATGGACAAGAGTAAGCCCTTGTTCATTGAGTTGGGTCGTTCATTCAATGACGGTCGTGGTCAGTCTGTAGAAGTTGGTGTGGGTACAAGTCGCCGCAAACCAGCCCGCATTTACCGCGCTACCACTGGTACAAATTCCCCAGAAACCAATCAGGTCATTAATGCTATTTACTGTCAGGTCATGGACGTATTTAGCGGTCAAGTTCCTGATTATTTCCGTCGCAGTGAATTAGATAGCAAACTGCGTAACGGTGAAATTACCGTGCGTGAATTTGTTCTCGAACTAGCTAGTTCAGAAATCTATCGCAAGCGGTTCTACACACCCTATCCCAACACCAAGGTGATTGAATTCCTATTCCGTCACCTATTGGGTCGCGCACCAGCTACACAAGGCGAAATCCGTCAGTACAACAAGTTGCTGGCTGATAGTGGCTTGAGAGCGGCTGTAGAAGCAATGGTGAATAGCCCTGAGTATGCTCGGTACTTTGGTGAAGATGTTGTACCTTACAATCGCTACCCATCTTTACCAGCAGGTAACTACCTGGGTAGTGTACAGGCAGAAACTGACTTGGTGAAACAATCCTGGTCTAGTCTGTCTCCTGCTGTTTTAACAGGCCGTCCTAGTAACAGGTAG
- a CDS encoding Imm30 family immunity protein — MAENPDENNLSAYHLILDDQCQQPEVMFSLIHFLESFDMEKQITAFINVVPQLMITAPEWTRIIHNRILNDVSACGVYRHGLELIKRKNPHHFIYDLLEESVINQINYHIEEPRGISVAERPPLTRLQVNEVKK; from the coding sequence ATAGCTGAAAATCCTGATGAAAATAATTTATCTGCCTATCATCTAATTTTAGATGATCAATGTCAACAGCCAGAAGTGATGTTTAGCTTAATTCATTTTCTGGAATCTTTTGATATGGAAAAACAAATTACAGCATTTATTAATGTTGTGCCTCAATTAATGATAACTGCACCTGAATGGACAAGAATTATTCACAATCGGATTTTAAATGATGTATCAGCGTGTGGAGTTTATCGTCACGGTTTAGAATTAATAAAGCGTAAAAACCCTCATCATTTTATCTATGATCTGTTAGAAGAAAGTGTTATTAATCAAATAAATTATCATATAGAAGAACCTCGTGGTATTTCGGTAGCAGAACGTCCTCCTTTGACAAGACTACAAGTAAATGAGGTCAAGAAATAA
- a CDS encoding class I SAM-dependent methyltransferase has protein sequence MSDSQTVSAAVAKLYDTYPFPPEPILDEPPPGYNWRWNWLAAYNFCTGRKPQRQDIRILDAGCGSGVGTEYLVHLNPHAQVVGIDLSAGTLEVAKKRCQSSGADRVEFHHLSLYDVEQLPGEFDLINSVGVLHHLPDPIRGIQALAKKLAPGGLMHIFVYGELGRWEIQLMQKAIALLQGNKKGDYRDGVQVGRQIFASLPENNRIVKRETERWAMENQRDECFADMYVHPQETDYNIDTLFKLIDASGLEFVGFSNPGFWQLEKLLEKAPNLIERAEKLSQRERYRLIELLNPEVTHYEFFLSRPPLSKTDWSADNTLLAATPELNPCIDGFPSQCLFNYDYQIVNLSPAEFEFMQKCDSHATVADILAQIELDLNGVRHLIKQQLLLLTPAS, from the coding sequence ATGTCCGACTCCCAAACCGTAAGTGCTGCTGTTGCGAAACTCTACGATACCTATCCATTCCCCCCAGAACCGATACTTGATGAACCACCCCCTGGTTATAATTGGCGTTGGAATTGGTTAGCCGCTTACAACTTCTGCACGGGGAGAAAACCACAAAGGCAGGATATCCGCATTTTAGATGCTGGTTGTGGTTCAGGTGTGGGGACGGAATATTTAGTACATCTCAACCCCCACGCGCAGGTAGTCGGTATTGATTTAAGTGCTGGTACATTAGAAGTTGCTAAAAAACGCTGTCAAAGTTCTGGTGCTGACCGTGTAGAATTCCATCATCTGAGTTTGTATGATGTGGAACAGCTACCAGGAGAATTTGATTTAATTAATAGTGTCGGTGTATTACATCACTTACCAGATCCGATTCGCGGTATCCAAGCTTTAGCGAAAAAACTCGCACCTGGTGGTTTGATGCACATTTTTGTGTATGGGGAATTGGGACGCTGGGAAATTCAACTCATGCAAAAAGCGATCGCACTCCTCCAAGGTAACAAAAAAGGCGACTACCGCGATGGAGTTCAAGTTGGAAGACAAATATTTGCTTCCCTACCAGAAAATAATAGAATTGTTAAACGTGAAACAGAACGTTGGGCAATGGAAAATCAGCGGGATGAATGTTTTGCGGATATGTATGTACATCCCCAGGAAACTGATTACAACATTGATACACTATTTAAATTAATTGATGCTTCCGGGTTAGAATTTGTGGGTTTCTCTAATCCTGGATTTTGGCAATTAGAAAAGCTTCTAGAAAAAGCACCAAATTTAATTGAACGAGCAGAAAAATTGAGCCAAAGAGAGCGTTATCGCCTGATAGAATTACTAAACCCAGAAGTCACCCATTACGAATTTTTTCTCAGTCGTCCCCCCCTAAGCAAAACCGACTGGTCAGCAGATAACACATTATTAGCAGCAACCCCCGAACTTAACCCTTGCATAGATGGTTTCCCTAGTCAATGTTTATTTAATTATGATTACCAAATTGTTAACTTGTCACCAGCCGAGTTTGAATTTATGCAAAAATGTGATAGTCATGCCACAGTGGCTGACATTTTAGCCCAAATCGAGCTAGACTTAAACGGAGTCAGACATCTCATCAAACAACAACTACTCTTACTAACCCCCGCTTCATGA
- a CDS encoding ATP synthase subunit I, translated as MSLSEESIAPTPTTQQDAQPGFENTEPVDSSMQDFYQLYQELLVITLVLTGVIFISVWIAYSVNIALNYLLGACAGVLYLRMLAKDVERLGREKQSLSKTRLALLVGMILLASRLDQLQILPIFLGFLTYKATLIIYVVRVAFISDSPSGLAADPGENPPKTELNHPLGSQ; from the coding sequence GTGAGCTTGTCAGAAGAATCAATTGCACCGACTCCGACAACCCAACAAGATGCTCAACCTGGTTTTGAAAACACAGAACCAGTAGACTCTTCCATGCAAGACTTCTATCAACTCTATCAGGAGTTGTTAGTAATCACACTTGTTCTGACAGGGGTTATTTTCATCTCTGTATGGATTGCCTATTCAGTAAACATCGCCCTGAATTATTTATTAGGAGCGTGTGCAGGTGTGCTTTACTTGAGGATGTTGGCAAAAGATGTTGAGCGTTTGGGCAGAGAGAAACAATCACTGAGTAAAACTCGGTTAGCTTTATTAGTAGGAATGATTCTACTAGCCTCGCGGTTGGATCAACTGCAAATACTGCCCATCTTTTTGGGATTTCTCACCTACAAAGCCACGCTCATCATCTACGTAGTTAGGGTGGCGTTTATCTCTGACTCACCCTCTGGGTTGGCAGCAGATCCTGGGGAAAACCCCCCCAAGACCGAGCTAAATCACCCTCTGGGTTCGCAGTAG
- the atpB gene encoding F0F1 ATP synthase subunit A, whose product MLNFLNFYSVPLAELEVGKHLYWQIGNLKLHGQVFLTSWFVIGVLVLVSVLASSNIKRIPSGLQNLMEYALEFIRDLAKNQIGEKEYRPWVPFVGTLFLFIFVSNWSGALVPFKLIHLPEGELTAPTSDINTTVALALLTSLAYFYAGFSKKGLGYFGNYVQPVSFMLPFKIIEDFTKPLSLSFRLFGNILADELVVGVLVLLVPLFVPLPVMALGLFTSAIQALIFATLAAAYIGEAMEDHHGGEEHEGHH is encoded by the coding sequence ATGCTGAATTTTCTGAATTTCTACTCTGTTCCACTTGCCGAATTGGAAGTGGGAAAACATCTGTACTGGCAAATAGGTAACTTAAAGCTACATGGCCAGGTGTTTCTCACTTCATGGTTTGTTATTGGTGTGCTAGTACTGGTTTCCGTCTTGGCAAGCAGTAACATCAAAAGAATTCCCAGTGGGCTACAGAACCTGATGGAGTATGCCCTGGAATTCATTCGAGATTTGGCTAAAAACCAGATTGGCGAAAAAGAATATCGCCCTTGGGTGCCATTTGTCGGCACTTTGTTTTTGTTCATTTTTGTGTCAAATTGGTCAGGGGCGCTAGTTCCTTTTAAGCTAATTCATCTGCCAGAAGGTGAGCTAACCGCACCAACAAGCGACATCAACACAACGGTTGCCTTAGCTTTGTTGACATCCTTAGCGTATTTTTATGCTGGGTTCAGCAAAAAGGGTTTAGGGTATTTTGGCAACTACGTGCAACCAGTTTCGTTTATGTTGCCATTCAAAATTATTGAAGATTTCACCAAACCCCTGTCCCTAAGCTTCCGTTTATTCGGTAACATTTTAGCTGATGAACTGGTGGTAGGAGTGCTAGTGCTGCTAGTACCCTTGTTCGTACCTTTACCAGTAATGGCCTTGGGACTATTTACCAGCGCCATTCAAGCACTAATTTTTGCCACCTTAGCTGCTGCTTACATCGGTGAAGCGATGGAAGATCATCATGGTGGTGAAGAGCATGAAGGACATCATTAA
- the atpE gene encoding ATP synthase F0 subunit C: MDPLVSAASVLAAALAVGLAAIGPGIGQGNAAGQAVEGIARQPEAEGKIRGTLLLSLAFMEALTIYGLVVALVLLFANPFA; the protein is encoded by the coding sequence ATGGATCCATTAGTTTCTGCTGCTTCCGTTTTAGCTGCTGCTCTTGCTGTTGGTTTGGCTGCAATCGGCCCTGGTATTGGTCAAGGTAACGCAGCAGGACAAGCTGTTGAAGGTATTGCTCGTCAGCCAGAAGCTGAAGGCAAAATTCGCGGTACATTGCTGTTGAGCTTGGCATTCATGGAAGCGTTAACCATCTATGGTCTAGTAGTTGCTCTAGTACTACTGTTTGCTAACCCCTTCGCATAA
- a CDS encoding F0F1 ATP synthase subunit B', translating to MTHWITLLAVEEVAKEGGLFDLDATLPLMAIQFLILALILNATLYKPLGNAIDGRNEYIRSNQLEAQERLSKTEKLAQQYEQDLAGARRQAQTIVAEAQAEAQKIAGQKMAAAQQEAQAQREQAAGEIEQQKQQALASLETQVDALSRQMLEKLLGADLVNQR from the coding sequence ATGACACACTGGATCACCTTATTGGCTGTAGAAGAAGTTGCCAAAGAAGGGGGTTTGTTTGATCTAGATGCTACCCTGCCTTTGATGGCAATCCAGTTTCTAATCTTAGCCCTAATATTGAACGCAACTCTTTACAAGCCCTTGGGAAATGCCATTGATGGACGGAATGAATACATCCGTAGCAATCAATTAGAAGCCCAAGAACGTTTGTCGAAAACAGAAAAATTGGCACAGCAATATGAGCAGGATCTAGCAGGAGCTAGACGGCAAGCACAAACAATAGTTGCTGAAGCTCAAGCCGAAGCTCAAAAAATCGCTGGTCAGAAAATGGCCGCAGCGCAACAGGAAGCCCAGGCACAACGAGAACAAGCCGCTGGAGAAATTGAGCAGCAAAAACAACAAGCTTTAGCTTCCTTGGAAACACAAGTTGATGCTCTCAGTCGCCAAATGCTAGAAAAGCTTTTAGGAGCCGATTTAGTTAACCAGCGCTAA